TCCCCGGCGGCACCTGAAATTCCTCTCTATAACCTTGTACCCGTTTTTCTTCAAGACCCTCGCGGCCTCGTCCTCCCCCCTTTTTCCGAGATCCCTTCCTTCGGGCGGCTTCGAGGTTCCGCCGAAGAGCCCCCTGAATATCATCGCCCTCTCCCCCCTCTCCCCCCTCCGCCCCCTCCCCCGTAACTAAAACTCCTCCTGTGGATGGGGGAAGGAGGGACGGCCCTCAATGCCGAGATGTGGTCCGGGGTTCCGTAGCCCTTGTTCTTCACGAAGTTGAAGTCGGGGTAGAGCGAGTGGTAGGCCCTCATGATCCTGTCTCTGGTGGTCTTTGCGATTATAGAGGCCGCGGCTATGGTGACGCTAAGGGAGTCTCCCGAGATTATGGGTTTTTGCGGCATGTGGATGGAGTCTACGGCATAGGGGCCGTCTACGAGCAGGATATCCGGGGCGGGAGAGAGTTTAGTAACGGCCGCGCCCATGGCCTTCAAGGCGGCCCGGAGGATGTTTATCCTGTCCACCTCCTCGGGCCACACCACCCCGACTCCCACGGCCGGAGAGGTTTTGAATATATCGAAGACGACGCGTTCGCGTCTGGCGGGGCTAAGTTTTTTGGAGTCCCTTATCCCGAAGGAGGTAAGCCCCGGGGAGAATATAACGGCGGCCGCGACCACGGGCCCGGCAAGCGGGCCTCGTCCGGCCTCGTCCACGCCGGCCACGATCCCGTAACCATCGGCCAGGGCCTGCTTCTCGTAAGAGTCCATGGAGTGAGATATTGGAACTCCGGGTGCCCTCAGTCGGCCTTACGGCCCTACCTCTTCGCCTTAAGCCTTGCCGCCTTGCCCTTGAGCTCTCTCAGGTAATAGAGCTTCGCGCTCCTCACCCTGCCGCTGCCCTTGACCGTAATGGACTCTATGAAAGGCGAATGAAGCGGGAATATCCTCTCCACCCCAACGCCGTAGGAGACCTTCCTGACGGTGAAGGTGCTCCTGAGCCCCCCGCCCCGCTTCCTTATGACGGTCCCCTCGAACGCCTGGGTCCGCGCCTTTTCGCCTTCCTTTATCTTAACCTTCACTACAACGGTATCGCCGGGCCTTAACTCCGGGATATCGGTCCTCAACTGCGCTTTTTCTACGTCCTCTATGGCCCCCATAAAAACCTCCTGTATAATGAACTACGCCTATCCTGCTCCAAGCTCCTCTATGAACTCCCTCTCCTCTTCGGTAAGCTCGGCCTTGTCGAGAAGGTCCGGCCTTACCCCGGCGGTACGCTTCACCGCCTCCTTTCTCCTCCACTTCTCTATCTCCCCGTGGTTCCCCGAGAGCAGGACCGGCGGGACCTTCCTTCCCCTGAACTCCTCGGGCCTTGTGTACTGCGGGTACTCGAGCAGCCCCTCGGAGAATGAGTCTGTTTCGGCCGAGGTATCGTCACCGAGGACCCCGGGTACGAACCTCGACACGGCATCGACTATCGCGAGTGCGGCTATCTCGCCGCCCGTAAGAACGTAATCGCCTATGGAGATCTCCAGGTCCGCGAACTCCCTTATCCTCTCGTCCACTCCCTCGTACCTGCCGCAGACTATTATGAGCCGTTCGGCTCCCGAGAGTTCCTTCGCCCTTTTGTTGTCGAAGGGTACGCCCTGAGGGGTGGTCAGTATTACGATCGCCGCCCGCGCCTTTCCCCCTTTTGCACCCTCGCCACCCCCCGCGCCGGCCCCCTCGCTAAGACTCTCTATGGCACTTACCACCGGGCCGGGCTTCATGACCATCCCGGCCCCGCCTCCGTAGGGAGTGTCGTCGGTGGTCTTGTGCTTGTCGGTGGCGAAATCCCTTATGTTATGGGTGCGGACCTCTATGAGGCCTCTCTCTATCGCCTTGCCCGTAACGCTCTCCCCGAGGGGAGAGTCGAAGAAGCCGGGAAAGAGAGTAAGTATATCGAACTTCATCACCATGATGGTGTTTTAAATTTAGAAACTATCGAACGCAATACATGCTGCTAACGCTACAGAAGACCGGCCACCGAT
This window of the Thermodesulfobacteriota bacterium genome carries:
- the rplS gene encoding 50S ribosomal protein L19 translates to MGAIEDVEKAQLRTDIPELRPGDTVVVKVKIKEGEKARTQAFEGTVIRKRGGGLRSTFTVRKVSYGVGVERIFPLHSPFIESITVKGSGRVRSAKLYYLRELKGKAARLKAKR
- a CDS encoding ribonuclease HII, which produces MDSYEKQALADGYGIVAGVDEAGRGPLAGPVVAAAVIFSPGLTSFGIRDSKKLSPARRERVVFDIFKTSPAVGVGVVWPEEVDRINILRAALKAMGAAVTKLSPAPDILLVDGPYAVDSIHMPQKPIISGDSLSVTIAAASIIAKTTRDRIMRAYHSLYPDFNFVKNKGYGTPDHISALRAVPPSPIHRRSFSYGGGGGGGRGGRGR
- the trmD gene encoding tRNA (guanosine(37)-N1)-methyltransferase TrmD translates to MKFDILTLFPGFFDSPLGESVTGKAIERGLIEVRTHNIRDFATDKHKTTDDTPYGGGAGMVMKPGPVVSAIESLSEGAGAGGGEGAKGGKARAAIVILTTPQGVPFDNKRAKELSGAERLIIVCGRYEGVDERIREFADLEISIGDYVLTGGEIAALAIVDAVSRFVPGVLGDDTSAETDSFSEGLLEYPQYTRPEEFRGRKVPPVLLSGNHGEIEKWRRKEAVKRTAGVRPDLLDKAELTEEEREFIEELGAG